Proteins from one Mycteria americana isolate JAX WOST 10 ecotype Jacksonville Zoo and Gardens chromosome 1, USCA_MyAme_1.0, whole genome shotgun sequence genomic window:
- the IFNAR1 gene encoding interferon alpha/beta receptor 1 isoform X2, whose translation MDDGAATATTVGVGRVAVAALLSWLLVVLPPHCAGQTNLKSPQDIQVYAVNTNFTLRWNYTGSYTNVTFSAEYRWSEDFETNETEWKELPGCQKVTHTECDFSSAITKYYDTHHVRIRAERRGEVSPWSCIFEMIPYFIAQIGPPGIELQSTNGVIKIKVSPPEANQVRKMWIAHVRFKYNLVIWENSSNAEFRSLSIFPTDIIDDLAPDTTYCLKVQATLPLDLQEGLFSPIRCVKTTHKVNDLLCATNVSVLALNMRFHLHWNNRYKQRVSYNVQYLIGYLKKLHDDYSVKWLNVPGCENITDTQCNFSSIITATSGFYYLRVQAMSEYNKSCLSKEVKVDPLITNEIGPPGIKVDISDVLLHIQISPPGGSESEVMRDHYDLSYRVLYWKNSLNNEEEIKMKEIKQTIGTVSDLTPSTLYCVKVQAFSEVYNKSSRYSEEECIKTPGATFVTALIAVLLVATPLIFALYQVYSKIKYVFFPSCQPPLNIEGFGGQLFHSPYLSTTEEPIENCSIIETVITEEVNQIDFKDYKHSKQSSRDSGNYSNDDDTSGTKVSEETLEKEIV comes from the exons GCCAAACTAATCTGAAGAGTCCACAGGATATTCAGGTCTATGCTGTAAATACGAATTTCACTCTAAGGTGGAACTACACTGGGAGTTATACCAATGTGACATTTTCAGCAGAATACCGGTG GTCTGAAGATTTTGAGACAAATGAAACAGAATGGAAGGAGTTGCCTGGGTGTCAAAAAGTTACTCACACAGAATGTGACTTTTCTTCAGCAATAACTAAATACTATGATACACATCATGTGCGTATAAGGGCTGAAAGAAGGGGAGAAGTGTCTCCGTGGTCTTGCATTTTTGAAATGATTCCGTATTTTATAG CTCAGATTGGTCCCCCAGGAATAGAGTTGCAGTCCACAAATGGAGTCATAAAAATTAAGGTTTCTCCTCCAGAAGCAAATCAGGTCCGAAAAATGTGGATAGCTCATGTACGTTTTAAATATAATCTAGTTATCTGGGAAAATTCATCAAATGCAGAG TTCAGGAGTCTAAGTATTTTTCCTACTGACATAATTGATGATCTTGCACCAGATACTACCTATTGTTTGAAAGTTCAAGCAACTCTTCCTTTGGACTTGCAAGAAGGCTTATTCAGTCCCATTCGTTGTGTAAAAACTACCCATAAAG TGAATGACCTGCTCTGTGCAACAAATGTGAGCGTTCTTGCTTTGAATATGAGATTTCATCTGCATTGGAATAATCGGTATAAACAACGTGTGAGCTACAATGTACAGTATCTCAT TGGGTATCTAAAGAAACTTCATGATGATTACTCAGTGAAGTGGCTCAATGTACCTGGATGTGAAAACATCACTGATACACAATGCAATTTCTCATCTATCATCACTGCTACTTCTGGATTTTATTATCTCCGTGTGCAGGCCATGAGTGAATATAATAAATCGTGTTTGTCTAAGGAAGTAAAAGTAGATCCTCTGATAACAA ATGAAATTGGCCCTCCTGGTATAAAGGTGGACATCAGTGATGTTTTGCTCCATATCCAGATTTCTCCTCCAGGAGGATCTGAGAGTGAAGTCATGAGGGACCATTATGACTTATCTTACCGGGTTCTGTATTGGAAGAATTCATTGAATAATGAG gaggaaatcaaaatgaaagagATAAAACAGACAATAGGGACAGTCTCTGATCTAACACCCTCCACTTTGTACTGCGTAAAAGTACAAGCATTCTCAGAAGTTTACAACAAAAGCAGTCGTTACAGCGAAGAGGAATGCATCAAAACACCTGGAG CGACATTTGTAACTGCCCTGATTGCTGTCTTGCTTGTGGCTACACCACTTATTTTTGCCCTGTATCAAGTCTACAGTAAAATCAAATACGTGTTCTTTCCGTCATGCCAACCTCCTTTGAACATAGAG GGTTTTGGAGGACAGCTCTTTCATAGTCCTTATCTGTCAACTACAGAAGAACCAATAGAAAATTGTTCTATAATTGAGACTGTCATCACAGAAGAAGTAAATCAAATTGATTTTAAAGACTACAAACATTCTAAACAGAGCAGTCGAGATTCAGGAAATTATTCTAATGATGACGATACTTCAGGGACCAAAGTGTCAGAAGAAACGCTAGAAAAGGAAATAGTataa
- the IFNAR1 gene encoding interferon alpha/beta receptor 1 isoform X1, which produces MDDGAATATTVGVGRVAVAALLSWLLVVLPPHCAGQTNLKSPQDIQVYAVNTNFTLRWNYTGSYTNVTFSAEYRWSEDFETNETEWKELPGCQKVTHTECDFSSAITKYYDTHHVRIRAERRGEVSPWSCIFEMIPYFIAQIGPPGIELQSTNGVIKIKVSPPEANQVRKMWIAHVRFKYNLVIWENSSNAEFRSLSIFPTDIIDDLAPDTTYCLKVQATLPLDLQEGLFSPIRCVKTTHKVNDLLCATNVSVLALNMRFHLHWNNRYKQRVSYNVQYLIGYLKKLHDDYSVKWLNVPGCENITDTQCNFSSIITATSGFYYLRVQAMSEYNKSCLSKEVKVDPLITNEIGPPGIKVDISDVLLHIQISPPGGSESEVMRDHYDLSYRVLYWKNSLNNEEEIKMKEIKQTIGTVSDLTPSTLYCVKVQAFSEVYNKSSRYSEEECIKTPGDKILPLIILATFVTALIAVLLVATPLIFALYQVYSKIKYVFFPSCQPPLNIEGFGGQLFHSPYLSTTEEPIENCSIIETVITEEVNQIDFKDYKHSKQSSRDSGNYSNDDDTSGTKVSEETLEKEIV; this is translated from the exons GCCAAACTAATCTGAAGAGTCCACAGGATATTCAGGTCTATGCTGTAAATACGAATTTCACTCTAAGGTGGAACTACACTGGGAGTTATACCAATGTGACATTTTCAGCAGAATACCGGTG GTCTGAAGATTTTGAGACAAATGAAACAGAATGGAAGGAGTTGCCTGGGTGTCAAAAAGTTACTCACACAGAATGTGACTTTTCTTCAGCAATAACTAAATACTATGATACACATCATGTGCGTATAAGGGCTGAAAGAAGGGGAGAAGTGTCTCCGTGGTCTTGCATTTTTGAAATGATTCCGTATTTTATAG CTCAGATTGGTCCCCCAGGAATAGAGTTGCAGTCCACAAATGGAGTCATAAAAATTAAGGTTTCTCCTCCAGAAGCAAATCAGGTCCGAAAAATGTGGATAGCTCATGTACGTTTTAAATATAATCTAGTTATCTGGGAAAATTCATCAAATGCAGAG TTCAGGAGTCTAAGTATTTTTCCTACTGACATAATTGATGATCTTGCACCAGATACTACCTATTGTTTGAAAGTTCAAGCAACTCTTCCTTTGGACTTGCAAGAAGGCTTATTCAGTCCCATTCGTTGTGTAAAAACTACCCATAAAG TGAATGACCTGCTCTGTGCAACAAATGTGAGCGTTCTTGCTTTGAATATGAGATTTCATCTGCATTGGAATAATCGGTATAAACAACGTGTGAGCTACAATGTACAGTATCTCAT TGGGTATCTAAAGAAACTTCATGATGATTACTCAGTGAAGTGGCTCAATGTACCTGGATGTGAAAACATCACTGATACACAATGCAATTTCTCATCTATCATCACTGCTACTTCTGGATTTTATTATCTCCGTGTGCAGGCCATGAGTGAATATAATAAATCGTGTTTGTCTAAGGAAGTAAAAGTAGATCCTCTGATAACAA ATGAAATTGGCCCTCCTGGTATAAAGGTGGACATCAGTGATGTTTTGCTCCATATCCAGATTTCTCCTCCAGGAGGATCTGAGAGTGAAGTCATGAGGGACCATTATGACTTATCTTACCGGGTTCTGTATTGGAAGAATTCATTGAATAATGAG gaggaaatcaaaatgaaagagATAAAACAGACAATAGGGACAGTCTCTGATCTAACACCCTCCACTTTGTACTGCGTAAAAGTACAAGCATTCTCAGAAGTTTACAACAAAAGCAGTCGTTACAGCGAAGAGGAATGCATCAAAACACCTGGAG ataaaattttaCCTCTGATCATTTTAGCGACATTTGTAACTGCCCTGATTGCTGTCTTGCTTGTGGCTACACCACTTATTTTTGCCCTGTATCAAGTCTACAGTAAAATCAAATACGTGTTCTTTCCGTCATGCCAACCTCCTTTGAACATAGAG GGTTTTGGAGGACAGCTCTTTCATAGTCCTTATCTGTCAACTACAGAAGAACCAATAGAAAATTGTTCTATAATTGAGACTGTCATCACAGAAGAAGTAAATCAAATTGATTTTAAAGACTACAAACATTCTAAACAGAGCAGTCGAGATTCAGGAAATTATTCTAATGATGACGATACTTCAGGGACCAAAGTGTCAGAAGAAACGCTAGAAAAGGAAATAGTataa